The following coding sequences lie in one Equus asinus isolate D_3611 breed Donkey chromosome 1, EquAss-T2T_v2, whole genome shotgun sequence genomic window:
- the TRIL gene encoding TLR4 interactor with leucine rich repeats, which produces MEAARAVRFLFVVCGCLALPPRAEPVCPERCDCQHPQHLLCTNRGLRAVPKTSSLPSPQDVLTYSLGGNFITNITAFDFHRLGQLRRLDLQYNQIRFLHPKTFEKLSRLEELYLGNNLLQALAPGTLAPLRKLRILYANGNEIGRLSRGSFEGLESLVKLRLDGNALGALPDAVFAPLGNLLYLHLESNRLRFLGKNAFAQLGKLRFLNLSANELQPSLRHAATFAPLRSLSTLILSANSLQHLGPRVFQHLPRLGLLSLRGNQLTHLAPEAFWGLEALRELRLEGNRLSQLPMALLEPLHSLEALDLSGNELSALHPTIFGHLGRLRELSLRDNALSALSGDIFAASPALYRLDLDGNGWTCDCRLRGLKRWMGDWHSQGRLLTVFVQCRHPPALRGKYLDYLDDQQLQNGSCADPSPSVSPTAFSKPRPSPTAAGKEMAPPAGGLAKELPPQPQQRGRFLPGVTWDGAARELLGNRSALRLSRRGPGLQQPGPSAAAAPGPAPHPLDLLEKPERGRPTPANPVRVEPTPTAAPPSAPPPAGDPWQRAAKQRLVAKQQESAVQSDGGVGLPPLVSDPCDFNKFILCNLTVEAVGTDSASVRWAVREHRSPRPLGGARFRLLFDRFGQQAKFHRFVYLPERSDSATLRELRGDTPYLVCVEGVLGGRVCPVAPRDHCAGLVTLPEPGSQSSVDYQMLTLALLAVNALLVLLALVAWASRWLRRKLRARRKGGAPVHVRHMYSTRRPLRSMGTGVSADFSGFQSHRPRATVCALSEADLIEFPCDRFMESSGGGAGGSLRREDHLLQRFAD; this is translated from the coding sequence ATGGAGGCTGCCCGCGCCGTGCGCTTCCTATTCGTGGTGTGCGGCTGCCTCGCGCTCCCTCCGCGGGCCGAGCCCGTGTGCCCGGAGCGCTGCGACTGCCAGCACCCCCAGCACCTCCTGTGCACCAACAGGGGTCTCCGCGCCGTGCCCAAGACCAGCTCGCTGCCGAGCCCCCAGGACGTGCTCACCTACAGCCTCGGCGGCAACTTCATAACCAACATCACGGCCTTCGACTTCCACCGCCTGGGGCAACTCAGACGGCTTGACCTGCAGTACAACCAGATCCGCTTTCTGCACCCCAAGACCTTCGAGAAGCTCTCGAGGCTGGAGGAGCTCTACCTGGGGAACAACCTCCTGCAGGCGCTCGCCCCGGGCACGCTGGCCCCGCTGCGCAAACTGCGCATCCTCTACGCCAACGGGAACGAGATCGGTCGCCTAAGCCGCGGCTCCTTCGAGGGCCTGGAGAGTCTGGTCAAGCTCCGGCTGGACGGGAACGCCCTGGGGGCGCTGCCGGACGCGGTCTTCGCACCCTTGGGTAACTTGCTCTATCTACATCTGGAGTCCAACCGGCTACGCTTTCTGGGCAAGAACGCCTTCGCCCAGCTGGGCAAGCTGCGCTTCCTCAATCTCTCTGCTAATGAGCTGCAGCCCTCCCTACGCCATGCGGCCACCTTCGCACCCCTGCGCTCCCTCTCCACCCTCATCCTCTCGGCCAACAGCCTGCAGCACCTCGGGCCGCGCGTCTTTCAGCATCTGCCACGCCTTGGCCTACTCTCACTCAGGGGCAACCAGCTCACGCACCTCGCGCCAGAGGCCTTTTGGGGGTTGGAGGCCCTGCGCGAGCTGCGCCTGGAGGGCAATCGGCTGAGCCAGCTGCCCATGGCCCTGCTGGAGCCTCTGCACAGCCTGGAGGCGCTGGACCTGAGCGGCAACGAGCTGTCTGCTCTGCACCCCACTATCTTTGGTCACCTGGGCCGGCTGCGCGAGCTCAGCCTGCGCGACAACGCGCTCAGCGCCCTCTCCGGGGACATCTTCGCCGCCAGCCCGGCCCTCTACCGGCTGGATCTAGACGGCAACGGCTGGACCTGCGACTGCCGGCTGCGGGGCCTGAAGCGCTGGATGGGTGACTGGCACTCGCAAGGCCGGCTTCTCACCGTCTTCGTGCAGTGTCGCCACCCCCCGGCCCTGCGGGGCAAGTACTTGGATTACCTGGATGACCAGCAACTGCAGAACGGGTCTTGCGCAGATCCCTCGCCCTCGGTGTCCCCGACTGCCTTCAGCAAGCCGCGGCCCTCACCCACAGCCGCGGGGAAGGAGATGGCGCCCCCTGCAGGTGGCCTCGCGAAGGAGCTGCCGCCGCAGCCACAGCAGCGGGGGCGATTTCTGCCTGGGGTAACCTGGGATGGAGCCGCCAGAGAGCTCTTGGGCAACCGCAGCGCCCTGAGGCTGAGCCGACGGGGTCCGGGCCTCCAGCAGCCCGGCCCCTCCGCCGCTGCAGCCCCGGGCCCGGCGCCACACCCCCTTGACCTGCTCGAGAAGCCCGAGCGGGGACGTCCAACTCCGGCCAATCCTGTCCGCGTGGAGCCCACCCCGACAGCCGCGCCCCCCTCTGCGCCACCGCCCGCCGGCGACCCCTGGCAGCGCGCGGCGAAGCAGCGCCTGGTCGCAAAGCAGCAGGAGAGCGCCGTCCAGTCCGACGGCGGAGTCGGCCTGCCGCCCCTGGTGTCCGACCCGTGCGACTTCAACAAGTTCATCCTGTGCAACCTGACGGTGGAGGCGGTGGGCACCGACAGCGCCTCGGTGCGCTGGGCGGTGCGCGAGCACCGTAGTCCCCGGCCGCTGGGCGGCGCGCGCTTCCGCTTGCTCTTTGATCGCTTTGGCCAGCAGGCTAAATTCCACCGCTTCGTCTACCTGCCGGAGCGCAGCGACTCGGCCACGCTGCGCGAGTTGCGCGGAGACACCCCCTACCTGGTGTGCGTGGAGGGCGTGCTCGGAGGCCGGGTCTGCCCGGTGGCCCCCCGGGACCATTGCGCCGGGTTGGTCACCCTCCCTGAGCCTGGGAGCCAGAGCAGCGTCGACTACCAAATGCTGACCTTGGCCCTGCTGGCCGTCAACGCGCTGCTGGTGCTCCTGGCCTTAGTGGCCTGGGCATCACGCTGGCTGCGGAGGAAGCTCCGGGCCAGGCGGAAGGGCGGGGCCCCCGTCCACGTTCGCCACATGTACTCCACGCGCCGGCCCCTGCGCTCCATGGGCACCGGCGTGTCGGCCGACTTCTCTGGGTTCCAGTCGCACCGGCCGCGCGCCACCGTGTGCGCGCTTAGCGAGGCCGACCTCATCGAGTTCCCCTGCGACCGCTTCATGGAGAGCTCGGGCGGCGGCGCAGGTGGCAGCCTGAGGCGGGAGGACCATCTCCTGCAGCGATTTGCTGACTAG